A stretch of Mucilaginibacter terrae DNA encodes these proteins:
- the mads6 gene encoding methylation-associated defense system protein kinase MAD6, whose product MANIIKPPYFDSVVNAGEKRLLDFLGVNLPDSFYLIPNVEIASTNPRNNRTQYWEYDIIVVSPHAIYNIENKDWKGRIEGDDNYWYVNDKQRNNPLKTGRQKTAILASKLKEHNITWGKTWVQNMVTLSYSNTYEPSLWQEAGKLTFQLNEKLINYLKDPHQVGQLTGDISSIQNELVHFLTGKQSQKLPTEKREVEGYEIIEVLHQESNYAEYLVKPKGIVSSIKKRIKEYALQISGLNAEELKERENQINNQYKALNRIKAKPFILNVEFRVDEENHLFYEISDYLDENSLKAEMRSKTFTFQEKINIIRNVMAALKEAHKENVFHRDINPENIFMTGGYAYLGNFGKSYFSDESRQGYTVMPTISESNATAYHPLELTVGDASRASDIYSLGVLIYWLFTGVEPVKNPFELNNLSGKLPEDRLPSKVNSALPKWLDELCNKTILIDESLRYDNIDELEDFFNKALKGNTSTAPESKITPPSVPSVDSYDLKEGDSFERVFLIQKVLGKGGYSKVFKVHQQLQGESFTLKLFHESVNAQSVIDEFKALKSLNHPNIVKFVTNGKSSDGQFYTIMEYLEGENLSIYTRTDARLPIKRVYEVAKEILSALVAMQSLDKPILHRDVKPQNIVWDNEKRFVLIDFNVASFADDNNDFVGTNPYLAPDLIIDGTKIKWNTSADTFALGITLYELLCKQYPWAPGKMPILSKEPIHPKQIEERLSNDFAEFILKAINPKSENRFASAIDMLNALVAIGEDGILESKKEQVDPQIETAEQEDFVKYINSLFSQSKRGNSGTRANFNTSIFDQLTYTPTKLDKYLIPAVLDGQFKLLIITGNAGDGKTAFIRKIEDDLNIAQLERFSHKNGARFKINGVNFESNYDGSQDEEERANNDVLESFFQPFENLINYNNSSEGRIIAINEGRLVEFLKTTAKHRKLHDNIENYFYNEGHHDLPEGLMIINLNLRSIAATDINEPSLFRQQIKALTKKELWKKCDGCSLANQCFIKYNVETFNDSATGEEVITRMEWLLRTASLKRELHVTMRDLRSFISFTLTRDYDCGDIEKLYKETEKSPEEFWQHYYFNITNPMVEDNGNQDRLIKLLRETDIGEVAIPDLDRDLFFGKQHTKSYLEFAEREINLIDVFNSIERIKPTYEQDNTEVSRIKNIQKNFVRHQYFEGKAELLSISNNTQPNNDQVSQMPSYLLRLPYHSVFKFVKVLDEGDSENQTKTSISRAISLNEGCDNPAIDKDYLILSSTEINDPFSKSFRLFSLEDFELFVNKTGHLVKYLEYEPDSLTFRHKDQKHIRLTISLDLYEMLYFIQHGFSPSLNDLRGKFVELIIFKNLLENLNYNEVVVTRDNLEFFKIKKDEQSRLHLQSMEV is encoded by the coding sequence ATGGCAAATATAATTAAACCTCCTTACTTCGATTCGGTTGTAAATGCTGGCGAAAAGCGTCTATTAGATTTTTTGGGAGTTAATCTTCCAGATTCTTTCTATCTAATACCAAATGTTGAAATCGCATCTACCAATCCTCGTAATAACCGCACTCAATATTGGGAGTATGATATCATTGTTGTATCGCCCCATGCAATTTATAATATTGAAAATAAAGATTGGAAAGGCCGAATTGAAGGGGACGATAATTATTGGTATGTAAATGATAAACAACGAAACAACCCTTTAAAAACGGGGCGACAAAAAACGGCGATTCTAGCATCTAAGTTGAAAGAGCATAACATAACCTGGGGTAAAACTTGGGTACAAAATATGGTTACCCTTTCCTACTCTAATACTTATGAACCCTCTCTTTGGCAAGAGGCGGGCAAGTTAACTTTTCAACTTAACGAGAAACTAATTAATTACCTGAAAGACCCTCATCAAGTTGGCCAATTAACCGGGGATATTTCATCAATCCAAAATGAATTAGTTCATTTTTTAACTGGTAAACAAAGCCAGAAACTACCTACTGAAAAACGTGAAGTCGAGGGTTATGAAATAATCGAAGTCCTGCACCAAGAAAGCAATTATGCTGAATATTTAGTTAAACCTAAAGGCATAGTATCATCAATCAAAAAAAGGATTAAAGAGTATGCTTTGCAGATCAGTGGTTTGAATGCTGAAGAGTTAAAAGAGCGCGAAAACCAGATTAACAACCAATATAAAGCACTAAATAGAATAAAGGCTAAGCCTTTTATTTTGAATGTTGAATTTCGGGTTGATGAAGAAAATCATCTGTTTTATGAAATTTCGGATTATTTAGATGAAAATTCTCTTAAAGCTGAAATGCGCTCAAAAACTTTCACATTTCAGGAAAAAATAAATATCATCCGCAATGTGATGGCGGCGTTAAAAGAAGCACATAAAGAGAACGTCTTCCACAGGGATATAAATCCTGAAAATATCTTTATGACTGGTGGATACGCTTATTTAGGGAATTTTGGGAAATCATATTTTTCAGATGAATCAAGGCAAGGTTACACGGTAATGCCAACTATCAGTGAAAGTAATGCTACTGCTTATCATCCTTTAGAACTTACAGTTGGCGACGCATCACGGGCCTCTGACATTTATTCGCTCGGTGTGTTGATATATTGGCTATTTACAGGTGTTGAGCCGGTTAAAAACCCATTTGAACTTAACAATTTATCTGGTAAACTACCTGAAGACCGGTTACCATCGAAAGTTAATAGCGCACTTCCAAAATGGTTAGATGAACTTTGCAATAAAACTATATTGATTGATGAAAGCCTGCGCTATGATAATATTGATGAATTAGAAGATTTCTTTAATAAAGCGTTAAAGGGCAATACATCGACTGCGCCTGAAAGTAAAATCACCCCTCCAAGTGTTCCGAGTGTAGATTCTTATGATTTAAAAGAGGGAGATTCGTTTGAACGTGTTTTTCTGATTCAGAAAGTGTTGGGTAAGGGAGGATATTCCAAAGTATTTAAAGTTCACCAGCAATTGCAAGGGGAATCTTTTACTCTTAAACTATTTCATGAAAGCGTAAATGCACAATCAGTTATCGATGAATTCAAGGCTTTAAAAAGCTTAAATCATCCGAACATTGTTAAGTTCGTAACTAACGGAAAGTCAAGTGATGGACAATTTTATACCATCATGGAGTATTTAGAGGGTGAAAATCTTAGTATCTATACCCGTACTGATGCTAGGCTACCAATTAAAAGGGTATATGAGGTAGCCAAAGAGATTCTAAGTGCATTGGTGGCCATGCAATCGCTTGACAAACCAATACTCCACAGAGATGTAAAACCACAGAACATCGTATGGGATAACGAAAAGAGGTTTGTTCTGATCGATTTTAATGTTGCTTCTTTTGCCGATGATAATAATGATTTTGTAGGTACAAATCCATATTTGGCACCAGACCTAATTATTGATGGAACAAAAATTAAATGGAACACCTCCGCCGATACTTTTGCATTAGGTATCACACTTTACGAATTATTATGCAAACAATATCCCTGGGCTCCTGGGAAGATGCCGATTTTGAGTAAAGAACCAATTCATCCAAAACAAATTGAAGAACGTCTATCGAACGATTTTGCAGAGTTTATATTAAAGGCCATAAACCCCAAATCGGAAAATAGGTTTGCCTCCGCGATAGACATGCTAAACGCCCTTGTTGCCATTGGGGAAGATGGAATATTGGAAAGCAAAAAAGAGCAGGTTGATCCCCAAATCGAAACGGCAGAACAGGAAGATTTTGTAAAGTATATCAATTCGTTATTTAGCCAATCAAAGCGTGGTAATTCCGGTACCAGAGCAAATTTCAATACTAGTATATTCGATCAACTAACTTATACTCCAACGAAATTAGATAAATACCTCATCCCGGCGGTGTTGGATGGGCAATTTAAATTGCTGATCATAACCGGAAATGCCGGTGATGGGAAAACGGCTTTTATTAGAAAAATTGAAGACGATCTAAATATTGCACAACTTGAACGCTTTTCACACAAAAACGGAGCGCGTTTTAAAATAAACGGTGTGAATTTCGAGAGTAATTATGATGGTTCACAAGACGAAGAAGAAAGAGCAAATAATGATGTATTGGAATCTTTTTTCCAGCCTTTTGAAAATTTAATTAATTACAATAACTCCAGTGAGGGTCGAATCATTGCTATAAATGAAGGACGACTAGTTGAATTTTTAAAAACTACAGCCAAACACAGGAAGCTGCACGATAATATCGAAAACTACTTTTATAATGAAGGTCATCATGATCTTCCTGAAGGTTTGATGATTATCAATCTCAATCTGAGGTCAATTGCTGCAACTGACATAAACGAGCCAAGTTTGTTTAGGCAGCAGATTAAGGCGTTGACTAAAAAAGAACTCTGGAAAAAATGTGATGGATGTTCTTTAGCAAACCAATGTTTTATAAAATACAATGTAGAAACCTTTAATGATTCAGCCACAGGCGAAGAAGTCATAACTAGGATGGAATGGCTCCTAAGAACTGCTAGCCTAAAACGGGAACTGCACGTTACTATGCGTGATTTGCGTTCCTTTATTTCCTTCACGTTAACCCGTGATTATGATTGCGGCGATATCGAAAAGTTATATAAAGAAACTGAGAAATCACCTGAAGAATTTTGGCAGCATTATTATTTTAACATCACAAATCCAATGGTTGAAGATAATGGCAATCAGGACCGTTTGATAAAGTTGTTACGAGAAACTGATATTGGGGAAGTAGCGATACCAGATTTAGATCGAGACCTATTTTTTGGTAAACAACATACCAAATCATACTTGGAGTTTGCAGAAAGGGAAATTAACCTTATAGATGTGTTTAATTCAATTGAACGAATTAAGCCTACCTATGAACAGGATAACACCGAAGTTTCAAGAATTAAAAACATTCAAAAGAATTTTGTGCGGCACCAATATTTTGAAGGTAAGGCGGAATTATTGAGCATTAGCAATAATACACAGCCAAATAATGATCAGGTATCACAAATGCCTTCCTACTTATTACGTTTGCCATATCATTCTGTCTTTAAGTTTGTGAAAGTACTTGATGAAGGTGATAGTGAAAATCAGACAAAAACCAGTATTTCCAGAGCAATCTCTTTGAATGAGGGGTGTGATAATCCTGCAATCGACAAGGACTATCTTATTTTATCATCAACTGAAATTAATGATCCTTTCAGTAAGTCTTTTAGACTGTTTAGCTTAGAGGATTTTGAATTATTCGTGAATAAAACGGGGCATTTGGTAAAATATCTAGAGTATGAACCGGATAGCTTAACATTCAGGCACAAAGACCAAAAACACATTCGGTTAACGATAAGTCTGGATCTTTATGAAATGCTATACTTCATTCAGCACGGCTTCAGCCCATCTCTCAATGATTTAAGAGGCAAATTTGTTGAACTGATCATATTTAAAAATCTTTTGGAAAACCTCAATTACAATGAAGTTGTGGTTACCAGAGACAATCTTGAGTTTTTCAAAATTAAGAAGGACGAACAGAGCCGTTTACATTTACAATC